A single region of the Ziziphus jujuba cultivar Dongzao chromosome 10, ASM3175591v1 genome encodes:
- the LOC107411885 gene encoding translationally-controlled tumor protein homolog: protein MLVYQDLLTGDELLSDSFPYKEIENGMLWEVEGKWVVQGAVNVDIGANPSAEGGDEDEGVDDQAVKVVDIVDTFRLQEQPAFDKKQFVTYMKRYIKLLTPKLEPEKQDLFKKHIEGATKFLLSKLSDLQFFVGESMHDDGSVVFAYYKEGATDPTFIYLAYGLKEVKC from the exons GCGATGAGCTCCTTTCTGACTCCTTTCCCTACAAGGAAATTGAGAATGGGATGCTGTGGGAGGTGGAAGGAAAA TGGGTTGTTCAAGGAGCAGTGAATGTAGACATTGGGGCCAATCCATCAGCGGAAGGTGgagatgaagatgaaggagttgatgatcaGGCCGTCAAGGTTGTTGATATCGTCGACACTTTTAGGCTTCAg GAGCAACCTGCTTTTGACAAGAAGCAGTTTGTTACATACATGAAGAGGTACATCAAGTTGCTGACACCGAAACTTGAACCAGAGAAGCAAGACTTGTTCAAGAAGCACATTGAAGGAGCTACCAAGTTCCTGCTTTCAAAGCTGAGCGACCTCCAATT TTTTGTTGGGGAGAGCATGCATGATGATGGGAGTGTAGTGTTTGCATACTACAAGGAAGGTGCTACTGATCCCACTTTCATTTACTTGGCGTACGGCTTGAAGGAAGTTAAATGTTAA